One window of Myxococcota bacterium genomic DNA carries:
- the purS gene encoding phosphoribosylformylglycinamidine synthase subunit PurS, with translation MKVRVLIRLKPGVLDAQGRAIGNALADLGYDAVTNVRVGKLIELEVAETDPAKAQSLVREACEKLLANPVIETFSIES, from the coding sequence ATGAAGGTCCGCGTCCTGATCCGCCTCAAGCCGGGAGTCCTCGACGCGCAGGGCAGGGCGATCGGCAACGCGCTCGCCGACCTGGGCTACGACGCGGTCACGAACGTGCGCGTGGGCAAGCTGATCGAGCTCGAGGTCGCCGAGACCGACCCGGCCAAGGCGCAGTCACTGGTGCGCGAGGCCTGCGAGAAGCTGCTGGCGAACCCGGTGATCGAGACGTTCTCGATCGAAAGCTAG